Proteins encoded by one window of Vitis riparia cultivar Riparia Gloire de Montpellier isolate 1030 chromosome 11, EGFV_Vit.rip_1.0, whole genome shotgun sequence:
- the LOC117925752 gene encoding putative S-adenosylmethionine-dependent methyltransferase RcsF gives MACTYKSKWLTPTLAAISATAAISIYLLRRKLRDLEISLKSSLEKCAAERQGRIRAQQALRKAIVQPKSDNMEMTSYPMRPIAIIQSCFSTRNGTPRQPLLVPLARACLIFDSARVPPASLEGLGEYSHCWIIYVFHLNTDLEKLWKDPSKSKFKAKVRVPRLKGGRMGVFATRTPHRPNPIGLTVAKVEAVHGNMVLLSGVDLVDGTPVLDVKPYLPYCDCVQGAALPKWVEDDNLLTVASVNFSDDFPSALAECWVIAEKKSLYASPNELQSLIKQVLSWDIRSLSQRDRPHNSLFSMGSSAAVDKTSDLADWQAEVKCESEPVALPSEDIIYHLILEGLDVSYRIDCNGNVLVEKITLSSDIPKNNRNGSNYKIWSDKIG, from the exons ATGGCTTGCACTTATAAATCCAAATGGTTAACACCCACCCTGGCCGCTATTTCTGCAACCGCAGCCATTTCCA TTTATTTATTGAGGAGGAAATTGAGGGACTTGGAGATTTCCCTCAAGTCCTCCCTGGAGAAATGTGCTGCCGAGAGGCAAGGTCGAATTAGGGCTCAGCAG GCTTTGAGGAAAGCAATAGTACAACCCAAGTCTGATAATATGGAGATGACTTCATATCCAATGAGACCAATTGCTATCATTCAGTCATGCTTCTCTACCAG GAATGGAACACCAAGGCAACCTTTGCTTGTACCTCTTGCCAGAGCTTGTTTAATATTTGATTCAGCTCGGGTTCCTCCAGCATCACTTGAGGGCCTTGGAGAATATTCTCATTGTTGGATTATATATGTGTTTCATTTAAATACAGATTTGGAGAAGTTATGGAAGGACCCATCTAAATCGAAGTTCAAGGCAAAG GTGAGAGTGCCAAGATTGAAAGGTGGAAGGATGGGTGTCTTTGCCACTAGAACTCCCCATCGACCAAACCCTATTGGGCTTACTGTTGCAAAG GTGGAGGCAGTACATGGGAATATGGTTTTACTTTCTGGTGTAGATCTGGTTGATGGCACA CCAGTACTGGATGTGAAACCTTATCTACCATATTGTGATTGCGTCCAAGGGGCAGCACTGCCAAAGTGGGTAGAG GATGATAATTTGTTAACCGTAGCCTCTGTCAATTTCTCTGATGACTTTCCTTCTGCTCTCGCTGAATGTTGGGTGATAGCA GAAAAGAAGTCGCTCTATGCATCACCCAATGAGCTTCAAAGCTTGATCAAGCAGGTGCTTTCATGGGATATACGATCACTATCTCAACGAGACCGACCTCATAATTCCCTCTTTAGTATGGGAAGCAGTGCTGCGGTTGATAAAACTTCAGATTTGGCTGATTGGCAAGCTGAAGTTAAGTGTGAAAGTGAACCAGTCGCTCTTCCTTCTGAGGACATCATTTATCACCTGATTCTGGAAGGGTTGGATGTCTCTTACAGAATTGATTGCAATGGAAATGTCCTTGTAGAGAAAATTACACTTTCTTCTGACATCCCAAAGAATAACCGAAATGGATCCAATTACAAGATATGGAGTGATAAAATTGgttaa